From the Hylaeus volcanicus isolate JK05 chromosome 4, UHH_iyHylVolc1.0_haploid, whole genome shotgun sequence genome, one window contains:
- the LOC128875143 gene encoding glutamine-rich protein 2-like has translation MVSSLKPGPSLYLQEYSIVNASNNGKQRVHSADAVNVKVDVVTSESTQEDAMKTKGTRQQIRPDAEGERETVIYVEPIVDGAAPTALGFKRLEETVNELQQRFQALEELPTNPELMERLKGKITDPLTDVWQIINITKRLDASEQGIDKLTTMVQDVLKGDHAIEMEEPSYLVERLANLENSLNTLDQTVKNLQIIANVSDEEGEEAVVGGTTTEKQETQLPAQRISLGQLLGGIDVKEMHQEVQALRQDVSKMRGDLKNLKDKVAKAPAEKHTEEKKQEKHTEEKKEMSEAAAKEVAHTEETTKAKVPVASTKPIEEQTNVIQFDDAIDSEVLKNMNERISKLEKDLICLREKVDSAPMAGVTGSAELDELVATIHGVQTDMEKLNQTADRLIDDRENREVHLNALLEQVELLKTIKADREDLEDALADKADAQAINRKVSYDQFDAACDDLAQGLEDAIGKLGKQESIWQQTLDEVQKEIEGKVDKIEMTPLKDFVSNRLKSLQDKLKSVAEMRQESEAAGTKKMLRDVQCISCDKNVVMRMEDTNKFKLEPLPCTVSMKPYLTYELDQVRKQHKKLPHSRNMIQFEAALQEEAKKQKSARTETLVKTPRDHLCNRYCGGSHTVTTPHQRVARVGHFITQWGPEIVQLTEGVVKGTDGKMYRSRPMPGKFDVCGPAYCEDHGEEAKPSERQPPASPQPRKSVERQPSISSRKRSSKKLLKEINKEQQAVVEAHIETPAAEETEAPDPLPHDRSFHMDQIIHYEEEEEMGG, from the exons ATGGTAAGCTCTCTGAAACCAGGTCCGTCGCTTTACCTCCAGGAGTACAGTATCGTGAACGCCTCCAATAATGGGAAGCAACGCGTTCACAGCGCTGACGCTGTAAACGTAAAAGTCGACGTAGTGACAAGCG AATCAACGCAGGAAGACGCGATGAAGACGAAAGGCACACGACAACAAATTCGCCCTGATGCTGAAGGGGAACGGGAAACCGTCATCTACGTAGAACCAATCGTTGATGGAGCTGCTCCCACAGCACTGGGATTCAAACGACTCGAGGAAACC GTAAACGAACTTCAGCAACGTTTTCAAGCACTGGAGGAATTACCGACGAATCCGGAGCTCATGGAACGCCTTAAGGGCAAAATCACTGATCCTTTAACGGACGTCTGGCAGATCATCAATATCACAAAAAGATTGGACGCTAGTGAGCAAGGTATTGATAAG ttGACAACGATGGTACAAGATGTACTCAAGGGCGATCATGCGATAGAGATGGAGGAACCATCGTATCTCGTGGAGAGACTAgcaaatttagaaaatagcCTTAATACTTTGGACCAGACCGTGAAGAATTTGCAAATAATCGCTAATGTGAGCGACGAAGAGGGAGAAGAAGCTGTCGTTGGCGGAACAACCACGGAAAAGCAGGAAACACAGCTGCCAGCGCAACGAATATCCTTGGGACAGCTCCTTGGAGGAATTGACGTGAAAGAAATGCATCAAGAAGTCCAAGCGTTGCGGCAGGATGTTTCGAAAATGCGAGGCGACTTGAAGAATCTCAAGGACAAAGTGGCTAAAGCACCAGCTG AGAAGCACACGGAAGAGAAGAAACAAGAGAAGCATacggaagaaaagaaagaaatgtcgGAAGCAGCGGCTAAGGAAGTCGCGCATACCGAAGAAACAACAAAAGCTAAAGTACCAGTGGCGTCTACAAAGCCAATAGAAGAACAGACAAACGTTATTCAATTCGATGACGCGATAGATTCCGAGGTGCTGAAGAACATGAACGAACGCATCTCGAAGCTAGAGAAGGATTTGATATGCTTGCGCGAAAAAGTAGACAGTGCGCCAATGGCGGGTGTCACTGGTAGTGCTGAGCTCGACGAATTGGTCGCAACGATTCACGGGGTCCAGACTGACATGGAAAAACTGAACCAAACTGCGGATCGATTGATCGATGATCGAGAAAACCGTGAAGTGCATCTCAAC GCATTGTTAGAACAAGTGGAGCTTCTGAAGACCATAAAAGCAGACAGAGAAGATCTCGAAGACGCGCTTGCTGATAAAGCAGACGCTCAGGCGATAAATCGAAAG GTTTCGTACGACCAGTTTGACGCGGCTTGCGACGATCTTGCTCAAGGTTTGGAAGACGCCATTGGCAAGTTGGGAAAGCAGGAATCGATTTGGCAGCAAACGCTGGACGAAGTGCAGAAGGAGATCGAGGGAAAAGTCGATAAGATAGAAATGACACCGTTGAAAGACTTCGTCAGCAACCGATTGAAGTCTCTACAGGATAAGCTGAAGAGCGTGGCGGAAATGAGACAGGAGTCCGAAGCTGCTGGAACTAAGAAGATGCTCAG AGATGTTCAGTGTATATCATGTGACAAGAACGTCGTCATGAGAATGGAAGATaccaataaattcaaattggaACCATTACCTTGTACCGTGAGCATGAAACCGTACCTGACCTACGAATTGGATCAAGTTAGGAAGCAACACAAGAAATTGCCTCACAGCAGAAATATGATTCAATTCGAAGCAGCCTTGCAGGAGGAGGCGAAGAAGCAAAAGAGCGCGAGAACTGAGACACTTGTAAAGACTCCGCG AGACCATTTGTGCAATCGATACTGCGGCGGAAGTCACACGGTGACGACTCCTCATCAAAGAGTTGCCCGAGTCGGCCATTTTATCACGCAATGGGGACCGGAAATAGTGCAGCTGACCGAAGGAGTGGTGAAGGGAACGGATGGAAAGATGTACAGAAGTCGACCAATGCCGGGCAAATTCGATGTCTGCGGGCCTGCGTATTGCGAAGACCATGGCGAAGAAGCCAAACCCTCG gaACGACAACCACCGGCTTCCCCACAACCACGCAAGAGTGTCGAGAGACAACCCTCAATTAGTTCAA GAAAAAGAAGCTCAAAGAAACTGTTGAAAGagataaataaagaacaacAGGCAGTAGTGGAAGca cACATAGAAACGCCTGCTGCAGAAGAAACAGAGGCACCCGATCCGTTACCACACGATCGAAGCTTTCACATGGATCAAATCATTCATtacgaggaagaagaggaaatgGGCGGTTAA